GACCGGCGCCGGATGTTCGCCGGCGGGCGGCTGGAGGTCCGCACCCCGCTGCGGGTCGGCGATCTCGTCACCCGGCGCTCGACGCTGGTGTCGGCGGTGCCCAAGTCGGGGCGCAGCGGGGCGATGGTGCTGGTGACGCAGCGACACGAGTTCACCGTCGACGGGGCGCTCGTGCAGGTCGAGGAGCAGGACTTCGCCTACCGCAGCCAGCCCGCGGGCACCGCCCGCGCGCTCGCCCCGGCCGCCGCGGGGGAGCCGCCCGCCGGCCCGTGGCGGCTCGACCTGACCCCGGACGCGCCCCTGCTGTTCCGGTTCAGCGCGCTGACCCACAACACCCACCGCATCCACTACGACCACCCGTACGTCACCGGCGTCGAGGGCTACCCCGGCCTGGTCGTGCACGGCCCGCTGCTCGCCCTGCTGCTGCTGGAGCTGCCCCGCCGGTTCGCGCCGGACCGCCGTGTCACCGCCTTCTCCTACCGGCTGCGGCAGCCGGTGTTCGCCGGCGCGGCGGTGGTGGCGTCGGGTGCGCCGGAGGAGCTGGGGGCCGGGGAGGCGGGCCGGTCACCGGCGGTGACCGGCGCGGTGACGCTCACCGATGCGGGGGCCCGCCCGCCGGTGGTGCGCCGAGCGTCACCGGGCACCATGGACGGGTGACGAGTACTGCCACCGCCCTCCGGAACACCGTCCCGCACGGCCCGCACACCGTCGAGCAGCGCATCGCCGACGAGCTCGGCGTCCGGCGGAACCAGGTGGCCGCGGCCGTCGAGCTCCTCGACGGCGGCGCCACGGTCCCGTTCATCGCCCGGTACCGCAAGGAGGCCACCGGCACCCTCGACGACGCGCAGCTGCGCACGCTCGAGGAGCGCCTGGGCTACCTGCGTGAGCTGGAGGACCGGCGCACCGCCGTGCTGGACGAGATCCGCAGGCAGGGCAAGCTCGAGCCCGAGCTGGAGGGCCGGATCCGCGCTGCGGAGTCGAAGGCGCGCCTGGAGGACATCTACCTCCCGTTCAAGCCCAAGCGCCGCACCAAGGCGATGGCCGCCCGCGAGGCCGGCCTGGAGCCGCTGGCCGACGCCCTGCTCGGCGACCCGTCGCTCGACCCGCAGGAGACCGCCGCGGGCTACGTGAACGACACGGTCGCCGACGCCGCCGCGGCCCTGGAGGGCGCCCGCGCGATCCTCGTCGAGCGCTTCGGCGAGGACGCCGACCTCATCGGCGGGCTGCGCGAGCGGATGTGGACGCGCGGCGTGCTCGTCACGAAGGTCCAGCCGGGCAAGGAGGCGGAGGGCGCCAAGTTCTCCGACTACTTCGACTTCTCCGAGCCGTTCACCAAGCTCCCCTCCCACCGGATCCTCGCCGCGCTGCGCGGGGAGAAGGAGGAGATCCTCGACCTCTCGCTCGAACCGTCGGCCGAGCCGGCCGAGCCCGGCGTGCGCACCGACTACGAGGCCACGATCGCGGCCGCGTTCGGCATCACCGACGAGGGCCGACCGGCCGACAGGTGGCTGAACGACGTCGTGCGCTGGGCCTGGCGCACCCGGATCCTGCTGCACCTGGGCATCGACATCCGCGTGCGGCTGCGCACCGTCGCGGAGGAGGGGGCCATCGGCGTCTTCGCGACGAACCTGCGCGACCTGCTGCTCGCCGCGCCCGCCGGCAGCCGCGCGACGATGGGCCTGGACCCGGGGCTGCGCACCGGGGTGAAGGTCGCCGTCGTCGACGCCACGGGCAAGGTCGTCGCGACCGACACGATCTACCCGCACGAGCCCCGCAAGGACTGGAAGGGCTCGCTGGCCACGCTGACCAGGCTCGCCGCCGCGCACGACGTCGAGCTGGTGGCGATCGGCAACGGCACCGCCTCGCGGGAGACCGACCAGCTCGCGCGCGAGCTCGCCGCCACCAACCCCGCCCTGAAGCTGACGCCGGTCATGGTGAGCGAGGCCGGGGCGTCGGTGTACTCGGCGTCGGCGTTCGCCTCGGCCGAGCTGCCCGACCTCGACGTGTCGATCCGCGGCGCCGTGTCGATCGCCCGCCGCCTGCAGGACCCGCTCGCCGAGCTGGTGAAGATCGACCCGAAGTCCATCGGCGTGGGTCAGTACCAGCACGACCTCGCGGAGTCGGCGCTGTCGCGCTCGCTCGACGCGGTCGTCGAGGACTGCGTGAACGCGGTCGGCGTCGACGTCAACACCGCGTCGGTGCCGCTGCTGCGCCGCGTCTCGGGGATCACCGAGGGCCTCGCCGCGCAGATCGTCGCGCACCGCGACGCCAACGGCCCCTTCCGCACCCGCACCGCGCTGGTGGACGTCCCGCGCCTGGGCCCGAAGGCCTTCGAGCAGTGCGCGGGCTTCCTGCGCATCCGCGGCGGCGACGACCCGATCGACGCCTCGGGCGTGCACCCGGAGGCCTACCCGGTGGTGCGCCGGATCGTGGAGACGGCGAAGGTCGACGTCGCCTCCCTCCTGGGCAACGCGCCGAAGATCAGGACGCTGCGCGCGAAGGACTTCGTCGACGAGACGTTCGGGCTGCCGACCGTCTCCGACATCCTCGGCGAGCTGGAGAAGCCCGGCCGCGACCCGCGCCCGGCGTTCCGCACGGCCACCTTCGCCGACGGCGTCCACAAGATCTCCGACCTGCGTCCGGGGATGCTGCTGGAGGGCCAGGTCACCAACGTCGCGGCGTTCGGGGCGTTCGTCGACGTGGGCGTGCACCAGGACGGCCTGGTGCACGTGTCGGCGATGTCGAAGGACTTCGTGTCCGACCCGCGCGAGGTCGTCAAGAACGGCGACGTGGTGCGCGTCAAGGTGATGGAGGTCGACGAGGCGCGCAAGCGCATCTCGCTGACCCTGCGCCTCGACGACGAGGTGGGGGCCGACGGGAAGCCGGTGTCGCAGCGCGAGCGGCGCTCCGGCGGCGACCGCCCCGAGGGGGAGCGCCGCGGCGGCGGGCCCCGGGGCGGCCCCCGCGGGTCGGGCGGCGGCAAGGACGGCGGGGCGAGGCGCGGCGACGGCAAGGGCGCCGACGCCGGGCGCAGCGGGGGTCAGCGCGGCGCGGGTCAGGGCGGCGGCCGCGGGGGGTCCCGCGGCGGCTCGAGCAGCAGCCCCGGTGGCGGTCTCGGCAACAGCGCCATGGCCGACGCCCTGCGCCGCGCCGGACTGGCCGACGGCGGCAAGGAGTAGCGGAGGCTCAGCCCGCCAGCACCGCCACCACGTGCTCGACGTCGGAGAGGTCGTCGAGCACGTGGTGGGCGCCCGCGGCCGTCAGCTCCGCGACCGAGGCCGGGCCGGTGGCGACGCCGACGGCCACGACACCGGCGGCGAGCGCGGCGCCCACGTCGTGCACGGTGTCGCCGACGACGAGCACGTCGGCGTCGGCGAACGGGCCGTGGGCCGCCTCGGCGCGCTCCCGGCTGCGGCGCACCAGCTCGGCGCGTACGGGGTGGTCGTCGCCGTAGCCGCCGACGGCGGTGTCGAGGTGCGCGTCGAGGCCGAACGCCGCGACCTTCCCGACGCCGACGGGCGCGATGTTGCCGGTCACCAGCGTCTGCACGACGTCGGTCCGGCCGGCGAGCGCGGCCAGCACCGCGGCGGCGCCGGGCAGCAGTCGGCCCTCGACGGCCATCCGCCCGGCCCGCCCGGCGAACTCCTCGGCGTAGCGGGCGAAGAACGGCTCCAGGTGCGGGCCGGCGTCGTCGATGCCGTGCTGGGCGAACAGCTCGGGGGTGATCGACAGGTCGGTCCGGCCCGCGGCGACCAGCGCACCGCGCCACGGGATCCCGGTGACGGCGGTGAACGCCGCCGCGTACGCCTCGACGCCCACCCCGCCCCCGACGAGCAGCGTGCGGTCGACGTCCCACTGGATCAGCCTCATGCGCTGATCCTGCGCGATCAGGCGGCGACGACCTGCGCCGCCCCGAGCAGCCGGTCCGACAGACGGGCGAGCACGGCGTCGTCGACGCCGTGTGCGGCCAGCCAGCCCGCGGCGCCGCCCTCGTGGGCCTCGACCTCGTCGAGCACCGCCTCCAGCGCCGCGGCCTGCACGCCCATCAGGGCGCGGTTGCGCGGCTCGTGGATCCCCGCGGCGCGCAGCGTGGCCCACAGCTGCGGGAGGTTGGCCTCGGTGCGCAGGTAGTCGGCCAGGACGTCGGCCCGGCGCACCCCGACGGCGCTGAGCAGCACCGCGACGACGACGCCGGTGCGGTCCTTGCCCGCGGTGCAGTGCACCAGCACCGGGCCGGAGGAGGAGGCGACGACCCCGGCGATGTGCGCGATGGAGCCGGCGGCGTCGCGGGCGAGGATCCGGTAGGCCTCGGCCAGGTCGTCGCCGGTGGACCGCTCCGCGGCGAGCGCGGGCGCGAGGTCGGCGCCCATCGGGACGGAGTGGACGGTGGTGCCGGGGCGGTCGAGGCGGTGCGGGGCGGGGTCCTCGCCCGGGACGCGCAGGTCGATGACGTCCGAGGGCGGCCAGACCGCCACCGAGGCGGACGCGGCGGTGCCGGACAGCGGCAGCTCGCTGCGGTAGAGCACGCCCCGGCGCACGATCCGGCCGTCGTCGGTGCGCAGACCGCGCACGTCGCGGAGGTTGGCGGGTGCGGGGGAGATCGTCACGTCGACCAGGGTCCCCGCGCGAGGTGAACGGCGAGCGACATCGTGACCGACGTCCCGTGTGACGTCAGCGGTTGCGCGGGTGGTCCCGGGCCGCGCGCTCGCTGCCCCGCTTGTAGTCGCCGGTGACCCGGGCCATGAGCTGCTGCGGGTCACCCGACTCGACGTCGACGAGGAACTGCGCGGCGGCGGCCCCGCGCAGCGTCGTGGCGGGCCGGCCGCGGTGGGTGATGCGGACCTCGTCACCGCGCTGCACGTAGTCGAAGCCGCCGGGGGAGTGCGCCACGCCGGTCATGCTCGCACCCCGATGTGGTGGTGGGCGGCGCCACCTGGGAGTATTACCGGTCGATGGTGCGTTGAAGGCCATCAGAGACCGCAACGGCCAGGCAGATTTCGTGCAGAGGGCCCGCGGGCTCGCCCGCGGGTACGCCGACGTGTGCCCGCCGACTGCGACGGAAGACTTCATTTGTCCCAGCACGACACGTCCCGGCACGACTCCGACCAGATCACCTTCGCCGAGCTGCCCCTGCGCGCCGAGCTCCTCTCGGTCGTCGAGGAGCTGGGCTACACCAGCCCGAGCCCGATCCAGGCCGAGGCCATCACCCCGCTGGTGGAGGGCCGCGACCTGCTCGGCCAGGCCGCCACCGGCACCGGCAAGACGGCGGCGTTCGCGCTGCCGATGCTGGAGCGCCTCACCGACCTGCGCCCCGCGCGCGACCGCGGTGCGGCCCCGTTCGGCCTGATCCTGGCCCCCACCCGTGAGCTCGCGCTGCAGGTCTCCGAGGCGGTCACCCGCTACGGCTCGCACCTGCGCACCCGCGTCCTCACCGTCTACGGCGGCGCGCCGGTCGGCCCGCAGCTCAAGGCGCTGCACCAGGGCGTCGACGTGGTCGTGGCCACGCCGGGCCGCGCGATCGACCTGATGAACCGCGGCGCGCTCAAGCTCCAGGACCTCGAGATGGTCGTCCTCGACGAGGCCGACGAGATGCTCGACATGGGCTTCGTCGAGGAGATCGAGACGCTGCTCGACGCCACCCCGGACACCCGGCAGGTCGTGCTGTTCAGCGCCACCATGCCGCGCCGCATCGAGACCCTCGCGCAGAAGTACCTGCGTGAGCCGGTCACCGTGCGGATCGCCCGCGAGGAGGCCGTCGAGGGCGAGGCGCCGCAGGTCCGCCAGACCGCCTACCTCGTGCCGCGCACCCACACCACCGCTGCGCTCGGGCGCGTGCTGGAGGCCGAGCGCCCGAAGGCGGCCATCGTCTTCTGCCGCACCCGGCTCGACGTCGACGCCGTCACCGAGACGCTGACCGGTCGCGGCCTGCGCGCCGAGGCGCTGCACGGCGGCATGGACCAGGAGCACCGCACCCGCGTGGTCGAGCGGCTGCGCAGCGGGCGCACCGAGCTGCTCGTCGCCACCGACGTCGCGGCCCGCGGCCTCGACATCGACCTGCTCACCCACGTCGTCAACCACGACGTGCCGCAGAGCTCCGAGGCCTACGTCCACCGCATCGGCCGCGTCGGCCGGGCCGGGCGCGAGGGCGTCGCGATCACCCTCGCGCCGCCGTCGAAGGTGTACGCGCTGCGCAACGTGGAGCGGCTCACCGGGCAGACCATCGAGATGGCGCCGGTGCCCACCGCCGCCGACCTGCGGGCCGCCCGCCTGGAGCGCACGCGCGACGCGCTGCGCGCCGAGCTGGAGACCGGTACGCCCGACGCAGGAGACGGCGTCGACGCGATGATCGCCGGCCTGGCCGAGGACTTCGACCCGGCCGACGTCGCCGCGGCCGCGATCCGGCTGATGACCGCCGCCGCCGGCTCGCCCGACGACGGTGAGGACATCCCGGTGGTCAGCGCGCCCCGCTCGGGCTCGCGCGACGCCCGCGGCCCCCGCGACACCCGCGGGCGCGGCGGATCGGCGGCGGGCACCCGCGCGCCGAAGGCCGGCACCACGCGGCTGTTCGTCAACGCGGGCCGCGCCAGCGGCGTGCGCCCGCAGGACATCGTGGGCGCGCTCGCCAACGAGTCCAACCTGACGGGCCGCGACATCGGCGCCATCCAGATCCACGAGCGCCACGCGCTCGTCGAGATCCCGGAGCACGCCGCCGACGACGTCCTGCGCAGCCTGCGAGGCACCACGACGCTCAAGGGCCGCCGGGCCAACGTCCGGCGCGACCGCGGGTTCGCGGGCGCCGGAGCGGGCCAGAGGGACTAGTCGCTTTAGGACGAACGGTCCAGCGCCGCTCTGCTAGTTTCGCCCGATGCGCGGGCGGACGGCGGTGGCGGCGCTGGCCGCGTTCACGGTCATCTCCGGGTGCTCGGCCGTCGTGCCCGGCACCGGGTCGCCCGCCCGTGACGTCCCCGTCGCCGCCCTGCCCTTCGACGACGCCGAGCGCGTCCTCGCCGAGCAGATGGCGATCCTGCGGTCGTGGGACGTCTGCGCGATGCACGACGTCGCCGCGGCCGAGCGCGAGACCGGGGCCGTCGCGTTCGCCGTACGCCCGGTGGGCGGGTACGACGGCTGCGAGATCGCGCTGGAGTCGGCCGCGGACGGCGCCCTGTCCTACGTGACGATCGAGGTCGCCGAGGTGGTGCGGGGCTCGGGCACGCCGCGCGAGATCGGCGGGCGCACGTTCGCGCCGGTCGCCCCGGCCCCGCGCGCGCAGGGCCGTCCCGAGTGCGGCTACGCCCGGGAGGTCGCGCTGGGCTGGGGCGTCGTGGTGCGGGGCGAGGTGGCCGAGGACCCGGCCGCCTCCTGCGCGCTCGCCGGTGACTACCTCGCCGACGTCCTGCCGCGCATCGACGCCCCGCCCCGGCGCGCGGCGGCGGCCACCGCCCCGGCGTTCGCGCTGGGGGAGCAGGACCCGTGCGCGGTCCTCGCCGGGCTGGCCGTCGACGTCGCGGACGTCACCGTCGACGGGCCGCGGACCTGCTCGGCCCCGGGTGTGGCGGTGGCGTTCGGGCTGGCCCAGGTCGAGACCGACGTCCCGGGCACGGCGACGCTGCTGCCGGGCGGCCGCGTCGAGGTCGTCGACGACGCCCCGGACGGCTGCACGGTGACGCGCCAGGCGAGCGACACCACGCTGCTCGCCCCGTCGCTGCCCTACCTGTTCCGCGAGGTCCTCGCGGTCACCGCGGCGGACTGCGCGACCGCCCGCTCCCACCTCGACGCGGTCGCCCTGCCGGGTCCCGCGGCCGCGGCGCCGGGGGCGCTGGAGCTGGGCTCGCTGGAGGACTTCCCGACCGCCGACGACGTGGGCGCGCCGTTCGACCCGTGCGCGACCATCGGCTGGTCGGCGTTCCCCGCACCGGTGCGGCCGCCGGGGATCGACCCGCGCCCGTTCCCCTCGCCCGTCGACCCGGGCACGCTCTACCGCGTGGGCTGCGACTACTCCTCCGACGCACTCGCGTCGGTCCTGAGCTGGGGCCCGGCCACCGGCGCGTACACGACGGACCCGGCCGCGCGCCCGGGCGTCGCCACCCGGTTCGGCGGCCGTCCCGGGCTGGAGCACCGGGCCGCGCCGACGCCGGGCGAGGCGCCCCTGTGCCTGTCGACCATGCAGATCGGCAACGGCATCGCCGGGGTCGTCACACTGGCCCGCGACACCACGGCCGACCTGTGCGCGGTCAACCGCGCCGTGCTGGAGACGCTGGCACCGCTGGTGCCGTGAGCAGGAGGGTGGGTACCTCGATGGCCGACGACGTCCGTCCGGATCCGGTGCGGACGGCGGTGCGGCGCGCGATGTGGCGCCTGCTGCCGTTCCTCGGGTTCTGCTACCTGCTCAACTACATCGACCGCGTCAACGTCGGGTTCGCCGCGCTGCGGATGAACCCCGACCTCGGGCTCTCGGCCGCGGCGTACGGGCTCGGCGCCGGGCTGTTCTTCGTCGGCTACTTCTTCTTCGAGATCCCGAGCAACGTGATCCTGCACCGCGTCGGGGCCCGGCTGTGGATCGCGCGGATCATGGTGACCTGGGGGATCGTCGCCTCGGCCACGGCGTTCGTGACGAACGAGATCGGCTTCTACGTCGTGCGGTTCCTGCTCGGCGTGGCGGAGGCCGGGTTCTTCCCCGGCATCATCCTGTACCTGACGTACTGGTTCCCGCGGGCGCAGCGGGCGCGGGTGGTCGCCCTGTTCTTCCTGGCCGTGCCGCTGTCCTCCGTGCTGGGGGCGCCGATCTCGACGCTGCTCATCGAGAACGGCGACGGCCTGCTCGGGTTCGAGCAGGGCTGGCGGTTCATGTTCTTCGCCGAGGGCGTCCCGGCGGTGCTCGTCGGGTTCCTGGTGCTCGTGCTGCTGCCCGACCGCCCGACCCGTGCCCGCTGGCTCGCCGCCGACGAGGCCCGGGCCCTGGAGGCGCGGATCGCGGCCGAGGACACCGAGCAGGTGCCGGAGACCACCGGGATGCGCGGCGCGCTGCGCGACGGCCGGGTGATCGCGCTGTCGGTCGTCTACTTCGGGGTGGTGTTCGGGCTCTACGTGCTCGCGTTCTTCCTGCCGCAGGTGGTGTCGGACCTGCAGGAGCAGTTCGCCGTGGAGTTCTCCCTGGTGCAGATCGGGCTGATCACGGCGGTGCCCTACGCGGTGGCGTCGGTGGCGATGCTGCTCAACGCCCGGCACTCCGACGCCACCGGGGAGCGGTCGTGGCACGTCGCGGTGCCGGCCTTCGTCGGGGCGGCGGGGGTGGCGGTCGCGCTGTTCCTGGACTCGCCGTACCTGGTGATCGCGGCGATGTGCGTCTGCGCGGCGGGCGTGTTCGCCGCGATCCCGGTGATCTGGCAGATCCCGCCGACGTTCCTGACGGGCGTCGGGGCGGCCGCCGGCATCGCGCTGATCAACTCGTTCGGCAACCTGTCCGGCTTCGTCGGCCCGTACCTGACGGGGTGGCTGCAGGGCGTCACCGGCGACTTCCGGGCCGGGATGTTCGTCGTCGCCGCGTTCATGGTGCTGTCCGGTGTGGTGGTGCTGGTGGTCGGCAGGAAAGCTGGGCACCCCACCACCCGAGGAGTTCGCGCATGACCGACATCAAGCCCCGTTCCCGCGACGTCACCGACGGCCTGGAGCGCGCCGCCGCGCGCGGCATGCTCCGCGCGGTCGGGATGCGCGACGAGGACTTCGGCAAGCCCCAGATCGGCATCGCGTCGAGCTGGAACGAGATCACCCCGTGCAACCTGTCGCTGCAGCGCCTCGGCCTCGCGGCGAAGGAGGGCGTGCACCGCGCGGGCGGGTTCCCGATGGAGTTCGGCACCATCTCCGTCTCCGACGGGATCTCGATGGGCCACGTCGGGATGCACTGGTCGCTGGTGTCGCGCGAGGTCATCGCCGACTCCGTGGAGACCGTGGTGCAGGCCGAGCGGCTCGACGGCACCGTGCTGCTCGCGGGCTGCGACAAGTCCCTGCCGGGGATGCTCATGGCGGCCGCGCGGCTCGACCTCGCCGCGGTCTTCCTCTACGCCGGGTCGATCATGCCCGGGTACGTGGGGGAGCGGGAGGTGACGATCGCCGACGCGTTCGAGGCCGTCGGCGCGTGCGCGCGCGGGCTGATCACCCGCGAGGAGGTCGACGCGATCGAGCGCGCGATCTGCCCCGGTGAGGGTGCCTGCGGCGGCATGTACACCGCGAACACGATGGCGAGCGCGGCCGAGGCGCTGGGCATGGCGCTGCCCGGCTCCGCGAGCCCGCCCGCGGTCGACCGGCGCCGCGATGGCATCGCCCGCGCGTCCGGCGAGGCCGTCATCGGGATGATCGAGAAGGGCATCACCGCGCGGCAGATCCTCACCAAGCAGGCGTTCGAGAACGCGATCGCCGTCGTGATGGCGTTCGGCGGGTCCACCAACGCGGTGTTGCACCTGCTGGCCATCGCCTGGGAGGCGGGCGTGCCGCTGGAGCTGGCCGACTTCACCCGCATCGGCGACCGCGTGCCGCACCTGGCCGACGTCAAGCCGTTCGGGGCGCACGTGATGTCCACCGTCGACCGCGTCGGCGGTGTGCCGGTCGTCATGAAGGCGCTGCTCGACGCCGGGCTGCTGCACGGCGACGTGCTCACCTGCACCGGGTCGACGCTGGCCGAGAACCTGGCCGTGATCGACCCGCCCGACCTCGACGGCGAGATCCTGCGCGCCCTGTCGAACCCGATCCACCCGACCGGCGGCATCACGATCCTGCACGGCTCGCTCGCGCCCGAGGGGGCCGTCGTCAAGAGCGCGGGGTTCGACTCGTCGCGGTTCGAGGGCACCGCCCGCGTGTTCGACGGCGAGCAGGGCGCGATGGACGCCGTGCCCGACCTGCAGCCCGGCGACGTCGTCGTCATCCGCTACGAGGGCCCGCGCGGCGGCCCGGGGATGCGCGAGATGCTCGCCGTCACCGGGGCGATCAAGGGCGCCGGGCTGGGCAAGGACGTGCTGCTGCTGACCGACGGCCGGTTCTCCGGCGCCACCACCGGCCTGTGCGTGGGGCACGTCGCGCCCGAGGCCGTCGACGGCGGGCCGATCGCGTTCATCCACGACGGCGACCGGATCGTGCTGGACATGGCCTCGCGCACCCTCGACCTGCTCGTCGACGACGCGGAGCTGGCGCGACGCCGGGACGGATGGACGCCACCCACCCCCACGCCGGAACTGCGGCGGGGAGTGCTGGGGAAGTACTCGAAGCTCGTGGGGTCGGCGGCGCAGGGTGCGGTCTGCTCATGACCTGACGGCGAGGTTGCGGCGGGGGCGCTGTGCGGGGTCGATCCATCGGGGTGGGACGAACTCCGGTAGCCCGTCCCGGATCCGGACCGTCCAGTCCGAATGATGGATCTGGCGGTGGTGCGCCTTGCACAGCATCACCAGGTTGTTCAGCTCGGTCGGTCCCTCGCGTCCCCAGTGATCCACATGGTGGACGTCGCACCAGGACGGTGGTCGGTCGCATCCGGGGTGGGCGCAGCCGCGGTCTCTGACGGTGATGGCTTTGCGGAGCCCGTCGGGGATGGTCCGCTTCTCCCGCCCCACGTCCAGCGGTTGGCTGTCGCCGTTCATGACGATCGGGACGACTCCGGCGTCGCAGGCCAGCGTGCGCAGGGTGGCGGGGGTGATGGTGCCGCCGAACTCCAACATCGCCCCGCGCGCTCGGTCCTCGAGGTCTTCCAGTCGGATGATGACGGTGAGGTGGGGGCGTCGGCCGCCGGTCTCGGGGAGGTCGTCGCCGTGGTCGAGGACGTACCCGCACACGTCGGCCAATGCTTCGGCCTGCCGCTGGGCCGCGGTCCGGTCGTCGTCGGCGGTCAACGGCCTGGCCTTCGCATCGATGACCGCGGCGATGGCGTCGTAGAGGGCGGGGTCCTCGAACCGGCCCTTCAACGACCCGCCCGCCCCGCCACGGTGCCGGGTCAGACGAAGCTCGTTCACAGGCGGCGGCGAGTCGTCGGGTTCGGGCCCGTCCTGGTCCAGTCGGTCGATCAGCAGGGTGCCGAAGCTGAGCAGTTGTCCGGGCTTGGCCTGTTGGGCGTAGTCGGCGAGCTGCACCTCCGTGCCGGCCCACTCCTCGGTGGTGAGCCGTTCGGCAGCCCGCGTGCCCAGGACGCGGTGGATGACCTCAACATGCCGCCACCCGATCGTCCCCTTGTCGAGCGCGGCGGCGGTGGCGGGCATCCGCGCGGGGAGCTGCTCTCCGCTCAGGGTGGTGCGGCCGTGGACGTCGGCGGCCGCGGCGGTGAAGGACCGCGCCTGCCGGTGGTCCCACGACAGCAGATCCGACACCGCAGCAGCGGTGCTCGGATAACCGCGGGACAGGAACGTGCCCCGGTCGTCGAGGATGGCGACTGCTGCGCTGGAGATCGCCTCGACCCGCCGGTGCACGCCTTCGCAGAGGGTCAGGAGCGAGATCAGGTCGTTCTCGGAGGCGTGGGTGGTGGCGGCGGCGAGGTCGTCGAGTGCGGCAGCGAGGTGCTGGTGCGCGTCTTGGAGGGTGTCGCCGGCCATGGCCTGATTCGACTAGAACACACGTTCGAATGGAAGCGGATTGTCGCAGCTCAGGGACCGTTCGGCGCATGGCTGGGCGCTTCGGATAGTGGGCTGTCCGGCCTTCTTCGGCGTGGTGCGCAGGCGCCGGTCGGGCGTGGGTCGTCTGGGGTGAACTACCGGATCACGTGGCGGGGTGGGCGGCCGTTCCCGATCGACGTGCCCGACCTGCGCCCCGGAGGCTCGCCGTGTCGGGCGAGACGCCCGGTGGTCCCGAACCGCAACCCCACCGCCCGGATCGACCCCGTGCATGACCGGCTGGCGTCCTGGCCCTCGGTAGACCGGACCACGCCAGGACCGGCAGCCGGCTTGTCGGGTCAACCGGGCGGCACGTCTCCCGTCGATGCCCGCCGGAGCGCAACCCTCTGCGGACGCACGAGGGCATCGTCGCGGGCAGGCCACGACGTATGACGTCAGGGACCTCGGCCGAAGG
This sequence is a window from Pseudonocardia petroleophila. Protein-coding genes within it:
- a CDS encoding Tex family protein; this translates as MTSTATALRNTVPHGPHTVEQRIADELGVRRNQVAAAVELLDGGATVPFIARYRKEATGTLDDAQLRTLEERLGYLRELEDRRTAVLDEIRRQGKLEPELEGRIRAAESKARLEDIYLPFKPKRRTKAMAAREAGLEPLADALLGDPSLDPQETAAGYVNDTVADAAAALEGARAILVERFGEDADLIGGLRERMWTRGVLVTKVQPGKEAEGAKFSDYFDFSEPFTKLPSHRILAALRGEKEEILDLSLEPSAEPAEPGVRTDYEATIAAAFGITDEGRPADRWLNDVVRWAWRTRILLHLGIDIRVRLRTVAEEGAIGVFATNLRDLLLAAPAGSRATMGLDPGLRTGVKVAVVDATGKVVATDTIYPHEPRKDWKGSLATLTRLAAAHDVELVAIGNGTASRETDQLARELAATNPALKLTPVMVSEAGASVYSASAFASAELPDLDVSIRGAVSIARRLQDPLAELVKIDPKSIGVGQYQHDLAESALSRSLDAVVEDCVNAVGVDVNTASVPLLRRVSGITEGLAAQIVAHRDANGPFRTRTALVDVPRLGPKAFEQCAGFLRIRGGDDPIDASGVHPEAYPVVRRIVETAKVDVASLLGNAPKIRTLRAKDFVDETFGLPTVSDILGELEKPGRDPRPAFRTATFADGVHKISDLRPGMLLEGQVTNVAAFGAFVDVGVHQDGLVHVSAMSKDFVSDPREVVKNGDVVRVKVMEVDEARKRISLTLRLDDEVGADGKPVSQRERRSGGDRPEGERRGGGPRGGPRGSGGGKDGGARRGDGKGADAGRSGGQRGAGQGGGRGGSRGGSSSSPGGGLGNSAMADALRRAGLADGGKE
- a CDS encoding tyrosine-protein phosphatase, whose product is MTISPAPANLRDVRGLRTDDGRIVRRGVLYRSELPLSGTAASASVAVWPPSDVIDLRVPGEDPAPHRLDRPGTTVHSVPMGADLAPALAAERSTGDDLAEAYRILARDAAGSIAHIAGVVASSSGPVLVHCTAGKDRTGVVVAVLLSAVGVRRADVLADYLRTEANLPQLWATLRAAGIHEPRNRALMGVQAAALEAVLDEVEAHEGGAAGWLAAHGVDDAVLARLSDRLLGAAQVVAA
- a CDS encoding FAS1-like dehydratase domain-containing protein; the protein is MDDLARFLDGWAPAPLVTTARIDPWPGAAFAAVLDQPPPGDELPPMWHGFHLLDHPAQAELGDDGHPAHGRFLPPLPDRRRMFAGGRLEVRTPLRVGDLVTRRSTLVSAVPKSGRSGAMVLVTQRHEFTVDGALVQVEEQDFAYRSQPAGTARALAPAAAGEPPAGPWRLDLTPDAPLLFRFSALTHNTHRIHYDHPYVTGVEGYPGLVVHGPLLALLLLELPRRFAPDRRVTAFSYRLRQPVFAGAAVVASGAPEELGAGEAGRSPAVTGAVTLTDAGARPPVVRRASPGTMDG
- a CDS encoding MFS transporter, whose product is MADDVRPDPVRTAVRRAMWRLLPFLGFCYLLNYIDRVNVGFAALRMNPDLGLSAAAYGLGAGLFFVGYFFFEIPSNVILHRVGARLWIARIMVTWGIVASATAFVTNEIGFYVVRFLLGVAEAGFFPGIILYLTYWFPRAQRARVVALFFLAVPLSSVLGAPISTLLIENGDGLLGFEQGWRFMFFAEGVPAVLVGFLVLVLLPDRPTRARWLAADEARALEARIAAEDTEQVPETTGMRGALRDGRVIALSVVYFGVVFGLYVLAFFLPQVVSDLQEQFAVEFSLVQIGLITAVPYAVASVAMLLNARHSDATGERSWHVAVPAFVGAAGVAVALFLDSPYLVIAAMCVCAAGVFAAIPVIWQIPPTFLTGVGAAAGIALINSFGNLSGFVGPYLTGWLQGVTGDFRAGMFVVAAFMVLSGVVVLVVGRKAGHPTTRGVRA
- a CDS encoding HAD family hydrolase, whose translation is MRLIQWDVDRTLLVGGGVGVEAYAAAFTAVTGIPWRGALVAAGRTDLSITPELFAQHGIDDAGPHLEPFFARYAEEFAGRAGRMAVEGRLLPGAAAVLAALAGRTDVVQTLVTGNIAPVGVGKVAAFGLDAHLDTAVGGYGDDHPVRAELVRRSRERAEAAHGPFADADVLVVGDTVHDVGAALAAGVVAVGVATGPASVAELTAAGAHHVLDDLSDVEHVVAVLAG
- a CDS encoding DEAD/DEAH box helicase — translated: MSQHDTSRHDSDQITFAELPLRAELLSVVEELGYTSPSPIQAEAITPLVEGRDLLGQAATGTGKTAAFALPMLERLTDLRPARDRGAAPFGLILAPTRELALQVSEAVTRYGSHLRTRVLTVYGGAPVGPQLKALHQGVDVVVATPGRAIDLMNRGALKLQDLEMVVLDEADEMLDMGFVEEIETLLDATPDTRQVVLFSATMPRRIETLAQKYLREPVTVRIAREEAVEGEAPQVRQTAYLVPRTHTTAALGRVLEAERPKAAIVFCRTRLDVDAVTETLTGRGLRAEALHGGMDQEHRTRVVERLRSGRTELLVATDVAARGLDIDLLTHVVNHDVPQSSEAYVHRIGRVGRAGREGVAITLAPPSKVYALRNVERLTGQTIEMAPVPTAADLRAARLERTRDALRAELETGTPDAGDGVDAMIAGLAEDFDPADVAAAAIRLMTAAAGSPDDGEDIPVVSAPRSGSRDARGPRDTRGRGGSAAGTRAPKAGTTRLFVNAGRASGVRPQDIVGALANESNLTGRDIGAIQIHERHALVEIPEHAADDVLRSLRGTTTLKGRRANVRRDRGFAGAGAGQRD